The Cucurbita pepo subsp. pepo cultivar mu-cu-16 chromosome LG08, ASM280686v2, whole genome shotgun sequence genome contains a region encoding:
- the LOC111799592 gene encoding putative disease resistance protein RGA3, with amino-acid sequence MAESILYNIAASLVTKLGSPALAEFQLLWGLEDELTKLKHTIEAMEAALLDAEEQQFKSHEKKNWISRVKAVFYNADDLIDEFAYETLRWQVIAESRRGVKEVREVLSMPHHIAFRFKMSHRIKDIREKLNAIDVDKTQFHCSKSVRDTRIDELRETRETYSIIHDDEVVGREDDKKAIMDLLLDTNIEAKENIATIAIVGMGGLGKTALAQSVYNDENTTEHFMMKLWVCISEQFDVNVIIQKIIESATGKKPEILQIELLQSELRKHIDGKKYLLIMDDVWNENYEKWVKLKTLLKDGAKGSRILITTRHQRVAETFDTILSYVLGQLDYQSAWLLFKKVAFRGEKSEKELANSDLVKIGKEIVAKLKGLPLAIRIIGSLLYAKKPEHHLWLAFKDKEFSRVLEQREETQFMLSILELSYNPLEYSLKQCFTYCSLFSKDYIFQKDEMIKQWVTQGFVQSIGTIEPNDIGEDYFMELLSRSFFQDVKRNEMGDIVECKMHDLMHDLACSIMKNECVSMEVNDRVVIERTRHISIYRRFGIKLESLKLLFVAKNLRTLIIDAPSKDGKKVLKLIFTKFLRLRTLRLNLSIDLTVQVLPKSIGKLKHLRYLEICQIGLRLLPNSMNELYNLETLILDGCILLEKLPRDAKNWRKLRYLSLASLNIEFLPNSIDEWNNLETLVLQKCLMLKELPKDIKKCVKLKHLDLIGCKSLTHSPKGLGELTGLQTMNLFVLNKDVGCDLSELNRLSKLRGSLTIKGLEFCTIDDLEKHHFSLQQKSSIRKLKFVWNYSKDEAMNISNNDDYKGVLECLQPHLNVQKVHICGYQEVKLCDWLSSNVLVYLIDIKLLDCVKLESLPRFDQFPLLKRLGLQLLPCIEYIDNNNYPYSSTFLPSLEKLSIVNMPNLKGWWKGEISSESSPNSASFHTKVPCLCQFTIDNCPKLVSIPWHAPLKKLQISMVSLQLLDTVIEMTVSHCVEESSSTQSKVSSFELRQKSYSIISKILSNLR; translated from the coding sequence ATGGCGGAATCAATTCTATACAATATTGCGGCATCCCTTGTAACCAAATTGGGCTCTCCTGCACTCGCTGAGTTTCAATTGCTTTGGGGCCTCGAGGATGAGCTTACCAAACTCAAACATACCATTGAAGCCATGGAAGCTGCGCTTCTTGATGCAGAGGAGCAACAGTTCAAGAGCCATGAAAAGAAGAATTGGATTTCAAGGGTCAAGGCTGTTTTCTACAATGCCGATGACTTGATTGACGAGTTTGCTTATGAAACCTTGAGGTGGCAAGTTATAGCCGAAAGTAGAAGAGGGGTGAAAGAGGTACGTGAAGTTTTGTCTATGCCTCATCATATTGCATTTCGTTTTAAAATGAGTCACAGAATTAAAGATATTAGAGAAAAACTGAATGCTATTGATGTTGATAAAacacaattccattgctcgAAGAGTGTTAGAGATACTCGAATTGATGAGCTGAGGGAGACTCGAGAGACTTACTCTATTATACATGATGATGAAGTGGTTGGTAGGGAGGACGACAAAAAAGCAATTATGGATCTTCTGTTAGATACAAATATTGAAGCCAAGGAGAATATTGCAACGATTGCCATAGTTGGAATGGGAGGATTGGGAAAGACCGCACTTGCACAATCTGTCTACAATGATGAAAACACAACAGAACATTTTATGATGAAATTATGGGTGTGTATTTCGGAACAGTTTGATGTGAATGTTATTATTCAAAAGATTATAGAGTCTGCAACAGGAAAGAAGCCTGAGATCCTTCAAATAGAGCTTTTACAAAGTGAACTTCGAAAGCATATTGATGGGAAAAAGTACTTGCTCATCATGGATGATGTGTGGAATGAAAATTACGAGAAATGGGTTAAGCTTAAAACATTGTTAAAGGATGGTGCAAAAGGTAGTAGAATATTGATCACAACACGTCATCAGCGAGTTGCAGAGACTTTTGATACAATTTTATCTTATGTTTTAGGGCAATTGGACTATCAAAGCGCTTGgctattatttaaaaaagtggCTTTCAGAGGTGAGAAATCAGAAAAAGAACTTGCAAATTCAGATCTAGTCAAAATTGGAAAGGAGATTGTGGCAAAGTTAAAAGGCCTTCCTCTTGCGATAAGAATCATAGGAAGTCTTTTGTATGCTAAAAAACCAGAACATCATCTTTGGTTGGCTTTCAAGGATAAGGAGTTTTCTCGAGTTTTGGAGCAAAGAGAAGAGACACAATTCATGCTATCAATATTGGAGCTAAGTTATAATCCTCTCGAATATAGTTTGAAGCAATGTTTTACCTACTGTTCTTTATTCTCCAAAGATTATATCTTTCAAAAGGATGAAATGATAAAACAATGGGTGACGCAAGGTTTCGTTCAATCAATTGGCACAATTGAGCCAAATGATATTGGGGAAGATTATTTCATGGAATTATTATCAAGGTCATTCTTTCAAGACGTCAAAAGAAATGAGATGGGTGACATAGTAGAGTGTAAGATGCACGATTTGATGCATGATCTTGCTTGttcaataatgaaaaatgaatgtgTTTCTATGGAAGTGAATGATAGGGTGGTCATTGAAAGAACCAGACATATCTCAATTTACCGTAGATTCGGTATAAAATTGGAGTCCTTGAAATTATTGTTTGTGGCAAAAAATTTGAGGACATTAATTATTGATGCTCCCAGTAAGGATGGCAAAAAAGTCCTTAAACTAATATTTACCAAGTTTTTGCGATTAAGAACGCTGAGGTTGAATTTGAGCATTGATTTGACTGTTCAAGTATTGCCTAAATCTATTGGCAAGTTGAAACATTTAAGATATTTGGAAATATGTCAAATTGGACTTCGTTTACTTCCGAACTCTATGAATGAATTGTATAATTTGGAAACACTTATTCTTGATGGGTGTATATTATTAGAAAAGTTGCCGAGAGATGCAAAAAATTGGAGGAAGCTTAGGTATCTAAGCCTTGCTAGTTTGAATATAGAATTCCTTCCAAATTCGATAGATGAATGGAATAATTTGGAAACACTCGTCCTGCAAAAATGTTTGATGTTAAAAGAATTGCCAAAAGATATTAAGAAATGTGTCAAGCTTAAACATCTTGATTTAATTGGTTGCAAATCTTTGACTCATTCACCCAAAGGATTAGGTGAGCTTACTGGTCTTCAAACAATGAATCTTTTTGTATTAAACAAAGATGTTGGCTGTGATTTAAGTGAGTTGAATAGACTGAGCAAGTTGAGGGGATCATTAACCATTAAAGGTTTGGAATTTTGTACAATTGATGATCTAGAAAAGCATCATTTTAGCTTGCAACAGAAGTCCAGTATTCGaaagttgaaatttgtttGGAATTATTCCAAAGATGAGGCTATGAATATTTCCAATAATGATGACTACAAAGGAGTGTTAGAATGTTTACAACCACATTTAAACGTTCAAAAGGTACATATATGTGGATATCAAGAAGTCAAGCTATGTGATTGGCTATCCTCTAATGTCCTTGTTTACTTGATCGACATAAAGCTTTTAGATTGCGTCAAATTAGAATCTCTCCCACGATTCGATCAATTTCCACTTCTCAAGCGTTTGGGCCTTCAATTATTACCTTGCATTGAGTACATTGACAACAATAATTATCCTTATTCGTCAACGTTTCTACCATCCCTTGAAAAATTAAGCATTGTAAACATGCCCAATTTAAAAGGTTGGTGGAAAGGTGAAATTTCATCAGAATCTTCTCCAAATAGTGCCTCCTTTCATACAAAAGTGCCTTGCCTTTGTCAATTTACCATCGATAATTGTCCTAAACTGGTTTCAATTCCTTGGCATGCACCTCTAAAGAAACTCCAAATAAGTATGGTTAGTCTACAACTACTTGATACAGTAATTGAAATGACGGTAAGTCATTGTGTTGAAGAGTCTTCTTCTACTCAGTCTAAAGTATCTTCTTTTGAACTTAGACAAAAGAGTTAttctattatttcaaaaatcttGAGCAACTTACGATGA
- the LOC111800133 gene encoding putative disease resistance protein RGA4: MAESILYNIAASLVTKLGSPALAEFQLLWGLEDELTKLKHTIEAMEAALLDAEEQQFKSHEKKNWISRVKAVFYNADDLIDEFAYETLRWQVIAESRRGVKEVREVLSMPHHIAFRFKMSHRIKDIREKLNAIDVDKTQFHCSKSVRDTRIDELRETRETYSIIHDDEVVGREDDKKAIMDLLLDTNIEAKENIATIAIVGMGGLGKTALAQSVYNDENTTEHFMMKLWVCISEQFDVNVIIQKIIESATGKKPEILQIELLQSELRKHIDGKKYLLIMDDVWNENYEKWVKLKTLLKDGAKGSRILITTRHQRVAETFDTILSYVLGQLDYQSAWLLFKKVAFRGEKSEKELANSDLVKIGKEIVAKLKGLPLAIRIIGSLLYAXYFWTHPFPHFFFMCSLATDQGGGAFETCAV, encoded by the coding sequence ATGGCGGAATCAATTCTATACAATATTGCGGCATCCCTTGTAACCAAATTGGGCTCTCCTGCACTCGCTGAGTTTCAATTGCTTTGGGGCCTCGAGGATGAGCTTACCAAACTCAAACATACCATTGAAGCCATGGAAGCTGCGCTTCTTGATGCAGAGGAGCAACAGTTCAAGAGCCATGAAAAGAAGAATTGGATTTCAAGGGTCAAGGCTGTTTTCTACAATGCCGATGACTTGATTGACGAGTTTGCTTATGAAACCTTGAGGTGGCAAGTTATAGCCGAAAGTAGAAGAGGGGTGAAAGAGGTACGTGAAGTTTTGTCTATGCCTCATCATATTGCATTTCGTTTTAAAATGAGTCACAGAATTAAAGATATTAGAGAAAAACTGAATGCTATTGATGTTGATAAAacacaattccattgctcgAAGAGTGTTAGAGATACTCGAATTGATGAGCTGAGGGAGACTCGAGAGACTTACTCTATTATACATGATGATGAAGTGGTTGGTAGGGAGGACGACAAAAAAGCAATTATGGATCTTCTGTTAGATACAAATATTGAAGCCAAGGAGAATATTGCAACGATTGCCATAGTTGGAATGGGAGGATTGGGAAAGACCGCACTTGCACAATCTGTCTACAATGATGAAAACACAACAGAACATTTTATGATGAAATTATGGGTGTGTATTTCGGAACAGTTTGATGTGAATGTTATTATTCAAAAGATTATAGAGTCTGCAACAGGAAAGAAGCCTGAGATCCTTCAAATAGAGCTTTTACAAAGTGAACTTCGAAAGCATATTGATGGGAAAAAGTACTTGCTCATCATGGATGATGTGTGGAATGAAAATTACGAGAAATGGGTTAAGCTTAAAACATTGTTAAAGGATGGTGCAAAAGGTAGTAGAATATTGATCACAACACGTCATCAGCGAGTTGCAGAGACTTTTGATACAATTTTATCTTATGTTTTAGGGCAATTGGACTATCAAAGCGCTTGgctattatttaaaaaagtggCTTTCAGAGGTGAGAAATCAGAAAAAGAACTTGCAAATTCAGATCTAGTCAAAATTGGAAAGGAGATTGTGGCAAAGTTAAAAGGCCTTCCTCTTGCGATAAGAATCATAGGAAGTCTTTTGTATGCTANATATTTTTGGACTCACCCCTTTccccatttctttttcatgtgTTCATTGGCAACCGATCAAGGTGGAGGAGCGTTCGAGACTTGTGCGGTCTAG
- the LOC111800132 gene encoding bifunctional bis(5'-adenosyl)-triphosphatase/adenylylsulfatase FHIT-like, giving the protein MTSDPEYYTFGPHKIHPKFIFYTTSLSYAMVNLRPVLPVIPKREVKRFGDLNADEICDLWLTTQLVSGKLESYHNASSLTLNIQDGPEAGQSVPHVHIHIVPRKFSDFARNDDIYDAVRIILVILHFXIDLDEKRMDRGFEEMAQEADEYTKLFF; this is encoded by the exons ATGACATCAGATCCAGAATACTACACATTCGGGCCTCACAAAATACATCCAAAGTTCATATTCTATACCACTAGTCTTTCATATGCAATGGTCAACCTTCGTCCCGTTCTTCCTG TGATCCCAAAGCGGGAGGTTAAGCGCTTTGGGGATCTGAATGCTGATGAGATATGCGACCTATGGCTCACAACCCAACTAGTTAGTGGCAAATTGGAGTCCTATCATAATGCTTCCTCCCTCACCTTGAACATCCAA GATGGCCCCGAAGCAGGACAAAGTGTTCCACACGTTCACATTCATATTGTCCCACGGAAGTTCAGTGACTTTGCGAGAAATGATGATATCTACGATGCAGTAAGAATCATTCTTGTAATTTTACA ttttgNTATTGATTTGGATGAGAAGAGGATGGATAGAGGATTTGAGGAGATGGCACAAGAAGCTGATGAATACACAAAGCTTTTCTTCTAG